In the genome of Pseudomonas putida, one region contains:
- the xpt gene encoding xanthine phosphoribosyltransferase has protein sequence MEALQQKIREEGIVLSDQVLKVDAFLNHQIDPALMQLIGDEFARLFADSGVTKIVTIEASGIAPAVMTGLKLGVPVIFARKHQSLTLTENLLTASVYSFTKQTENTVAISPRHLNSSDRVLVIDDFLANGKASQALISIIKQAGATVAGLGIVIEKSFQGGRAELDSQGYRVESLARVKSLEGGVVTFID, from the coding sequence GTGGAAGCACTGCAGCAGAAGATTCGCGAAGAAGGCATCGTGCTTTCCGATCAGGTTCTCAAAGTCGACGCGTTTCTCAACCACCAGATCGACCCGGCGCTGATGCAGCTGATCGGTGACGAGTTCGCCCGTCTGTTCGCCGATTCCGGCGTGACCAAGATCGTCACCATCGAAGCCTCTGGGATTGCCCCGGCGGTGATGACCGGCCTGAAGCTGGGCGTGCCGGTGATCTTCGCCCGCAAGCACCAGTCGCTGACCTTGACCGAGAACCTGCTGACCGCCTCGGTGTACTCCTTCACCAAGCAGACCGAGAACACCGTGGCCATCTCGCCGCGTCATCTGAACAGCAGCGACCGCGTGCTGGTGATCGATGACTTCCTGGCCAACGGCAAGGCTTCCCAGGCGCTGATCTCGATCATCAAGCAGGCCGGCGCTACCGTCGCAGGCCTGGGCATCGTGATCGAGAAGTCGTTCCAGGGCGGTCGCGCCGAGCTGGACAGCCAAGGCTATCGCGTCGAGTCGCTGGCCCGGGTCAAGTCGCTCGAAGGCGGTGTGGTCACGTTCATCGACTGA
- the rep gene encoding DNA helicase Rep — protein sequence MSRLNPRQQEACDYVGGPLLVLAGAGSGKTSVITRKIAHLIQNCGIRAQYIVAMTFTNKAAREMKERVGTLLRAGEGRGLTVCTFHNLGLNIIRKEHERLGYKPGFSIFDETDIKALLSDIMQKEYSGDDGIDEIKNMIGAWKNDLILPAEALEKARNPREQTAAIVYTHYQRTLKAFNAVDFDDLILLPVKLFEEHKDVLERWQNRVRYLLVDEYQDTNASQYLLVKMLIGMRNQFTVVGDDDQSIYAWRGARPENLMLLKEDYPSLKVVMLEQNYRSTSRILRCANVLIANNPHAFEKQLWSEMGHGDEIRVIRCKNEEAEAERVAMEILTLHLRTNRPYSDFAILYRGNYQAKLIELKLQHHQVPYRLSGGNSFFGRQEVKDLMAYLRLLVNPDDDNAYLRVINVPRREIGSTTLEKLGNYATERGVSMYAASEELGLGEHLDARYTERLQRFKHWLDGVRQRVALEDPIAALHDMVRDIDYENWIRQNTASDKAAEFRISNVWFLIDALKNTLEKDEEGDMTIEDAIGKLVLRDMLERQQEEEENAEGVQMMTLHASKGLEFPYVFIMGMEEEILPHRSSIEADTIEEERRLAYVGITRARQTLAFTFAAKRKQYGEIIDCTPSRFLDELPPDDLAWEGLDDAPVEVKAARGNNALTDIRAMLRR from the coding sequence ATGTCCCGACTCAATCCCCGGCAACAGGAAGCCTGTGACTACGTCGGCGGCCCTCTATTGGTGCTCGCCGGTGCAGGCTCCGGCAAGACCAGCGTGATCACGCGCAAGATCGCCCACCTCATTCAGAACTGCGGCATCCGTGCGCAGTACATCGTGGCCATGACCTTCACCAACAAGGCCGCGCGCGAGATGAAAGAGCGGGTCGGCACCCTGCTGCGTGCAGGTGAAGGCCGCGGCCTGACCGTGTGCACCTTCCACAACCTGGGCCTGAACATCATCCGCAAAGAGCATGAGCGCCTGGGCTACAAGCCTGGCTTCTCGATCTTCGACGAGACCGACATCAAGGCGTTGCTGTCGGACATCATGCAAAAGGAATACTCCGGCGACGACGGCATCGACGAGATCAAGAACATGATCGGTGCCTGGAAGAACGACCTGATCCTGCCCGCCGAGGCCCTGGAAAAGGCACGCAATCCCCGCGAGCAGACCGCCGCCATCGTCTACACCCACTACCAGCGCACGCTCAAGGCGTTCAACGCGGTGGACTTCGACGACCTGATCCTGCTGCCGGTGAAGCTGTTCGAAGAACACAAAGATGTGCTCGAACGCTGGCAGAACCGCGTGCGCTACCTGCTGGTGGACGAATACCAGGACACCAACGCCAGCCAGTACCTGCTGGTGAAGATGCTGATCGGCATGCGCAACCAGTTCACCGTGGTGGGCGACGACGACCAGTCGATCTATGCCTGGCGCGGCGCGCGCCCGGAAAACCTCATGCTGCTCAAGGAGGACTACCCCTCCCTGAAGGTAGTGATGCTGGAGCAGAATTACCGCTCCACCAGCCGCATCCTGCGCTGCGCCAACGTGCTGATCGCCAACAATCCACATGCCTTCGAAAAGCAGTTGTGGAGCGAAATGGGCCACGGTGACGAGATCCGTGTGATCCGCTGCAAGAACGAGGAAGCCGAGGCCGAGCGCGTGGCCATGGAGATCCTCACCCTGCACCTGCGCACCAACCGGCCCTACAGCGACTTCGCCATCCTCTACCGGGGCAACTACCAGGCCAAACTGATCGAGCTCAAGCTCCAGCACCACCAGGTGCCGTACCGCCTCTCCGGCGGCAACAGCTTCTTCGGGCGCCAGGAGGTCAAGGATCTCATGGCCTACCTGCGCCTGTTGGTGAACCCTGACGACGACAACGCCTACCTGCGCGTGATCAACGTGCCGCGCCGGGAAATCGGCTCGACCACCCTGGAAAAACTCGGCAACTACGCCACCGAGCGCGGCGTGTCGATGTACGCCGCCAGCGAGGAGCTAGGCCTGGGTGAGCACTTGGATGCCCGCTACACCGAGCGCCTGCAGCGCTTCAAGCACTGGCTCGACGGCGTGCGCCAGCGTGTGGCCCTGGAAGACCCGATCGCGGCCCTGCATGACATGGTCCGCGACATCGACTACGAGAACTGGATCCGCCAGAACACCGCCAGCGACAAGGCAGCGGAGTTCCGCATCAGCAACGTCTGGTTCCTGATCGATGCCTTGAAGAACACCCTCGAGAAGGACGAAGAGGGCGACATGACCATCGAGGACGCCATCGGCAAGCTGGTGCTGCGCGACATGCTCGAGCGCCAGCAGGAAGAGGAAGAAAACGCCGAGGGCGTGCAGATGATGACCCTGCACGCCTCCAAGGGCCTGGAATTCCCTTACGTGTTCATCATGGGCATGGAGGAGGAAATCCTCCCGCACCGCTCCAGCATCGAGGCCGACACCATCGAGGAAGAGCGGCGCCTGGCCTACGTGGGCATCACCCGCGCCCGCCAGACCCTGGCCTTCACCTTCGCCGCCAAGCGCAAGCAGTATGGCGAAATCATCGACTGCACCCCCAGCCGGTTCCTGGACGAACTGCCGCCGGACGACCTGGCCTGGGAGGGCCTGGACGATGCGCCGGTCGAAGTGAAGGCTGCGCGCGGCAACAACGCACTGACCGACATCCGGGCCATGCTCAGACGCTGA
- a CDS encoding acetyl-CoA hydrolase/transferase C-terminal domain-containing protein, whose amino-acid sequence MTQRCSIDQAVEQVLAHLPRHIHMGLPLGLGKPNAFVNALYARVRQLPERQLTIYTALSLGRPPLGDGLQRRFLEPFVERVFGDYEELDYLTDLRNDSLPANIRVEQFFLQPGSLLHSESAQQDYVSSNYSHAARDINAKGLNLIAQLVAATPERPDHLSLACNPDITLDLLPMIARRRAAGETILLLGQVHTELPYMPAGAELGREAFDLLIDEPERRRLFCTPNMPVTTQDHCIGLYASALVRDGGTLQIGIGAMGDALTAALLARQGDNAGYRALLDALDVTPWQALIEREGGCDAFAQGLYGCSEMFVNGLLVLAEAGVVRRPADEQGALVHGGFFLGPQAFYRRLREMTLEQRGRFVMTAISYINELYGQESLKRRQRRDARFINTAFGMTLLGAGVADQLEDGRVLSGVGGQYNFVAQAHALEGGRSILLLRSWREAGGDVTSNLFWNYGHCTIPRHLRDIVITEYGIADLRGQTDSEVIARLLAISDSRFQPQLMEQAKAAGKLPKGFVLDTRFTDNTPERLEAIRERHSRLFPEYPLGCDFTTEERDLLRALNWLKSKFKLSEVLELGKAALDAPAPEVYPAQLARMGLAQPQGLKEELYQRLLLAGLAATRR is encoded by the coding sequence ATGACCCAACGCTGTTCCATCGATCAGGCGGTAGAGCAGGTTCTGGCTCATCTACCCCGCCATATTCACATGGGCTTGCCCCTGGGCCTGGGCAAACCCAATGCGTTCGTCAACGCGTTGTATGCCAGGGTGCGCCAGCTCCCCGAGCGCCAGCTGACGATCTACACCGCCCTGAGCCTCGGTCGCCCACCACTGGGTGATGGTTTGCAACGCCGTTTTCTGGAGCCCTTCGTCGAGCGCGTCTTCGGCGACTACGAAGAACTCGACTACCTCACCGACCTGCGTAACGACAGCTTGCCTGCGAACATCCGCGTCGAGCAGTTCTTCTTGCAGCCAGGCAGCCTGCTGCACAGCGAGAGCGCCCAGCAGGACTATGTCAGCAGCAACTACAGCCACGCCGCCCGGGATATCAATGCCAAAGGCCTGAACCTGATCGCCCAGCTGGTGGCCGCTACGCCCGAGCGCCCCGATCACCTGAGCCTGGCCTGCAACCCAGACATCACCCTCGATCTGTTACCGATGATCGCCCGTCGTCGGGCCGCCGGAGAGACCATTCTGCTGCTCGGCCAGGTGCACACCGAGCTGCCCTACATGCCGGCGGGGGCTGAGCTTGGCCGAGAGGCCTTCGACCTGTTGATCGACGAGCCGGAGCGGCGTCGGTTGTTCTGTACCCCGAACATGCCGGTCACCACCCAGGATCACTGCATCGGGCTGTACGCCAGTGCCCTGGTGCGCGATGGCGGTACCTTGCAGATCGGCATCGGCGCGATGGGCGATGCGCTGACCGCGGCCTTGCTGGCGCGCCAAGGCGACAACGCCGGCTATCGGGCGCTGCTCGACGCCCTGGACGTCACGCCTTGGCAGGCGCTGATCGAGCGCGAGGGCGGGTGCGATGCCTTCGCCCAGGGTCTGTATGGCTGCAGTGAGATGTTCGTCAACGGTTTGCTGGTCCTGGCCGAGGCGGGGGTGGTGCGGCGCCCGGCCGATGAGCAGGGCGCCTTGGTGCATGGCGGTTTCTTCCTGGGGCCCCAGGCGTTCTACCGGCGCCTGCGGGAGATGACGCTCGAGCAGCGCGGTCGTTTTGTCATGACTGCCATTAGCTACATCAACGAACTGTACGGTCAGGAGTCGCTCAAGCGCCGCCAACGCCGTGATGCCCGCTTCATCAACACGGCCTTCGGCATGACCCTGCTCGGCGCAGGCGTGGCCGATCAGCTTGAAGATGGTCGAGTGCTCAGTGGTGTGGGCGGGCAATACAACTTTGTCGCCCAGGCCCATGCCCTGGAGGGCGGGCGTTCGATCCTGCTCCTGCGCAGTTGGCGAGAGGCAGGGGGGGACGTCACCTCCAATCTGTTCTGGAACTACGGCCACTGCACCATTCCCCGGCACCTGCGCGATATCGTGATAACCGAATATGGTATCGCCGACTTACGCGGACAGACCGACAGTGAGGTGATCGCCAGGCTGTTGGCGATCAGCGATTCACGCTTTCAGCCGCAGCTGATGGAGCAGGCCAAGGCGGCGGGCAAGCTGCCCAAGGGGTTCGTGCTCGATACGCGTTTCACCGACAACACGCCCGAACGTCTGGAGGCGATACGCGAGCGGCACTCGCGGCTATTTCCTGAGTATCCGCTGGGCTGCGACTTCACGACCGAGGAAAGGGACTTGCTGCGGGCGCTCAACTGGCTCAAGAGCAAGTTCAAGCTGAGCGAGGTGCTGGAGCTGGGCAAGGCGGCGCTGGATGCGCCCGCGCCCGAGGTCTATCCGGCGCAACTGGCGAGAATGGGGCTGGCGCAGCCGCAGGGGCTGAAGGAGGAGCTGTATCAGCGGCTGCTGCTGGCGGGATTGGCAGCCACCCGTAGGTAG
- the hglS gene encoding 2-oxoadipate dioxygenase/decarboxylase HglS, translating to MPAHDFVSPDSIRAQFSAAMSLMYKQEVPLYGTLLELVSEINQQVMTQQPKVAEALRWTGEIERLDQERHGAIRVGTAEELATIARLFAVMGMEPVGYYDLSSAGVPVHSTAFRAVHEQSLHISPFRVFTSLLRLELIDNPQLRELAQGILAKRKIFTPRVLELIAQCERDGGLSASDAETFVQEALHTFRWHQDATVTAEQYQQLHDQHRLIADVVAFKGPHINHLTPRTLDIDAIQVGMPAKGIPPKAVVEGPPTRRHPILLRQTSFKALQEKVAFSDAQGSHTARFGEIEQRGAALTPKGRQLYDRLLDATREALGGAPAEANAERYRALLKAQFAEFPDDLAQMREQGLAYFRYFATEKGLAARDQQDRPATLQGLIDAGHVHFEALVYEDFLPVSAAGIFQSNLGDDAQAEYGSNANRDAFEAALQMKVQDELALYAQSEQRSLQACAQALNLDFK from the coding sequence ATGCCCGCCCACGATTTCGTCAGCCCCGACAGCATCCGCGCGCAGTTCTCTGCCGCCATGTCCCTCATGTACAAACAGGAAGTGCCCCTGTACGGCACGCTGCTGGAGCTGGTGAGCGAAATCAACCAGCAGGTCATGACCCAGCAACCCAAGGTCGCCGAGGCCCTGCGCTGGACCGGTGAAATCGAGCGCCTCGACCAGGAGCGCCACGGTGCCATCCGCGTCGGCACCGCCGAGGAACTGGCCACCATCGCCCGTCTGTTCGCGGTCATGGGCATGGAGCCGGTCGGTTACTACGACCTGAGCAGCGCCGGGGTGCCTGTGCATTCCACTGCGTTTCGTGCCGTGCACGAGCAGTCCCTGCACATCAGCCCGTTCCGTGTGTTCACCTCGCTGCTGCGCCTGGAGCTGATCGACAATCCGCAACTGCGCGAGCTGGCCCAAGGCATCCTGGCCAAGCGCAAGATCTTCACCCCGCGTGTGCTGGAGCTGATCGCCCAGTGCGAGCGCGACGGCGGCCTGAGCGCCAGCGACGCCGAGACCTTCGTGCAGGAGGCGCTGCATACCTTCCGCTGGCACCAGGACGCCACCGTCACGGCCGAGCAGTACCAGCAGTTGCACGACCAGCACCGCCTGATCGCTGACGTGGTGGCCTTCAAGGGCCCGCACATCAACCACCTGACCCCTCGTACCCTGGACATCGACGCCATCCAGGTGGGCATGCCAGCCAAAGGGATTCCGCCCAAGGCCGTGGTCGAAGGCCCGCCCACCCGCCGCCACCCGATTCTGCTGCGCCAGACCAGCTTCAAGGCGCTGCAGGAAAAGGTCGCCTTCAGCGATGCGCAAGGCAGCCATACCGCGCGTTTCGGCGAGATCGAACAACGCGGCGCGGCCCTGACCCCCAAAGGCCGCCAGCTCTATGACCGCCTGCTCGACGCCACCCGCGAGGCCCTGGGCGGCGCGCCAGCCGAAGCCAACGCCGAGCGATACAGGGCGCTGCTCAAAGCGCAGTTCGCCGAGTTCCCGGATGACCTGGCGCAGATGCGCGAGCAAGGGCTGGCGTACTTCCGCTATTTCGCTACCGAAAAGGGCCTGGCCGCCCGCGATCAGCAAGACCGCCCGGCCACCCTGCAAGGTCTGATCGATGCCGGCCACGTGCACTTCGAGGCGCTGGTGTACGAAGACTTCCTGCCAGTCAGCGCCGCCGGGATCTTCCAGTCCAACCTGGGTGACGATGCCCAGGCCGAGTACGGCAGCAACGCCAACCGCGACGCCTTCGAAGCGGCACTGCAGATGAAGGTGCAGGATGAACTGGCGTTGTATGCCCAGAGCGAACAGCGTTCGCTGCAGGCCTGCGCCCAGGCGCTGAACCTGGACTTCAAGTGA
- a CDS encoding putative bifunctional diguanylate cyclase/phosphodiesterase, which produces MSTPVEPLRLLLLADEPEWATLLRECLQPMAGSAVLLTAPNWESVDSLFVNDRQAVVLARPALQPAPGRCDLPTILLLDEEPDTPPTAVSDWLVREQLSGDALRRSLRHVRERGVLVATLQRLAEQDPLTGIANRQGFQALLTARLAENEGRGVALGHLDLDNFRHVNDALGHQGGDRLILQVVARLKQQLEAGDQLARLGSDEFALLIDTRRDGNRAEWMAERIVEALAEPYWVDGESLLLGASLGVAHARAQAGADPLMWHAHIAMRQAKGSQGCTFHVFNERINRNARSLADLESELRRALRRDELELHYQPRLSLGDGRIVGLEALVRWRHAERGLLPPSEFVPLAEQSGLIVPLGYWVISRALRDMQALRERGLEPLHMAVNLSFRQFQDSQLLVTLSRLIIEHGVDARWLEFELTETAVMRRNELVRQTMDALGRLGVRFSLDDFGTGFSSFVHLNSLPITLLKVDRSFVGGMELREENRKLVHAMINLAHNLNLEVVAEGVETEEQMALLRGFGCDQVQGYLVSKPLPVDELMDYLQQAAKPQLVSL; this is translated from the coding sequence TTGTCCACGCCTGTCGAACCGTTGCGTTTGCTGCTGTTGGCCGATGAGCCGGAATGGGCCACCCTGCTGCGCGAATGCCTGCAGCCAATGGCCGGGAGCGCGGTATTGCTGACCGCACCGAACTGGGAGTCGGTAGACAGCCTGTTCGTCAATGACCGCCAAGCCGTCGTCCTGGCAAGGCCGGCGTTGCAACCGGCGCCGGGTCGTTGCGACCTGCCGACTATCCTGCTGCTCGATGAAGAGCCCGACACGCCACCCACCGCGGTCAGCGACTGGCTGGTGCGCGAGCAGTTGAGTGGTGACGCGCTGCGCCGCTCCCTGCGTCATGTGCGCGAGCGGGGTGTGCTGGTGGCCACTTTGCAGCGTCTGGCCGAGCAGGACCCCTTGACCGGCATCGCCAACCGCCAGGGCTTCCAGGCATTGCTGACCGCACGCCTGGCGGAAAACGAAGGCCGCGGCGTCGCGCTGGGTCATCTGGACCTGGACAACTTCCGCCACGTCAACGATGCCCTCGGCCACCAGGGCGGCGATCGCCTCATCCTGCAGGTGGTGGCGCGGCTGAAGCAGCAACTGGAGGCCGGGGACCAGTTGGCCCGGTTGGGCAGCGATGAATTCGCCCTGCTGATCGACACCCGCCGCGATGGCAACCGCGCCGAGTGGATGGCCGAACGCATCGTCGAGGCCCTGGCCGAGCCCTATTGGGTCGACGGCGAGAGCTTGTTGCTCGGCGCCAGCCTGGGGGTCGCCCATGCCCGTGCGCAGGCTGGCGCCGATCCGTTGATGTGGCATGCCCACATCGCCATGCGCCAGGCCAAAGGCAGCCAGGGCTGCACCTTCCATGTGTTCAACGAGCGGATCAACCGCAACGCCCGCAGCCTCGCCGACCTGGAAAGCGAGCTGCGCCGGGCCCTGCGCCGCGACGAGCTGGAGTTGCACTACCAGCCCCGGCTGAGCCTGGGCGATGGCCGCATCGTCGGCCTTGAGGCGCTGGTGCGTTGGCGTCACGCCGAACGTGGCCTGTTGCCGCCCAGCGAGTTCGTGCCCCTGGCCGAGCAGAGTGGCTTGATCGTGCCTTTGGGCTATTGGGTGATCTCCCGTGCCCTGCGCGACATGCAGGCATTGCGTGAGCGGGGGCTCGAGCCTTTGCACATGGCGGTCAACCTGAGCTTCCGCCAGTTCCAGGACAGCCAGTTGCTGGTCACGCTCAGCCGTTTGATCATCGAGCACGGTGTCGATGCCCGTTGGCTGGAGTTCGAACTCACCGAGACGGCGGTGATGCGGCGCAACGAGCTGGTTCGCCAGACGATGGACGCCTTGGGACGCCTGGGTGTGCGCTTTTCCCTGGATGACTTCGGCACAGGCTTTTCGTCGTTCGTGCACCTGAATAGCCTGCCGATCACCTTGCTCAAGGTGGATCGCAGCTTCGTCGGCGGCATGGAGCTGCGCGAAGAGAACCGCAAGCTGGTGCACGCCATGATCAACCTGGCGCACAACCTCAATCTGGAGGTGGTGGCCGAAGGGGTGGAGACCGAGGAGCAAATGGCGCTGCTGCGCGGCTTTGGCTGTGACCAGGTGCAGGGCTACCTGGTGAGTAAGCCGTTGCCGGTCGATGAGTTGATGGACTACCTGCAGCAGGCGGCCAAGCCGCAGTTAGTGAGCCTGTAG
- a CDS encoding NorM family multidrug efflux MATE transporter, which produces MHVAPTTELKALLRLAGPLIASQLAHMLMVLTDTLMMARISPQALAGGGLGAASYSFVSIFCLGVIAAVGTLVAIRQGAGDVPGATRLAQNGLWLAWGLALVAALVLWNLEPALLLFGQQPENVASAMAFLTLLPLALPGYLTFMALRGFTSALGRSTPVMVISLVGTVLNYVFNHALIEGMFGLPKLGLMGIGLVTAVVSMGMAIALALYIRWHKAYADYPLRKGLSRPSLPALRELWRLGLPIGGTYMVEVGLFAFAALCMGVLGSTELAAHQIALQIVSTAFMVPTGLSYAVTMRVGLYYGGGNLLAARSAGRVGIGFGAMIMFAFAALFWLLPDTLVALFIDRDDPAFAAIFQLAVSLLMVAAWFELFDGMQTIAMGSIRGLKDAKTTFLIGLCCYWLVGAPSAWLFTFTLGGGAVGVWWGLALGLACAAVALTIGFEWRTKRMLGKARKADGVVVSV; this is translated from the coding sequence ATGCACGTCGCGCCCACCACCGAACTCAAGGCTCTGCTGCGCCTGGCCGGCCCGCTGATCGCCTCGCAGTTGGCGCACATGCTGATGGTGCTGACCGACACCCTGATGATGGCGCGCATCAGCCCTCAGGCCCTGGCCGGGGGCGGGTTGGGGGCGGCCAGCTATTCGTTCGTGTCGATCTTCTGCCTGGGCGTCATCGCCGCGGTCGGTACGCTGGTCGCCATCCGCCAGGGCGCAGGCGATGTTCCCGGGGCGACCCGTCTGGCGCAGAACGGTCTGTGGCTGGCCTGGGGCCTGGCGCTGGTGGCGGCGCTGGTGCTGTGGAACCTGGAACCTGCCCTGCTGCTGTTTGGCCAGCAACCGGAGAACGTCGCCTCGGCGATGGCGTTCCTCACCCTGCTGCCGCTGGCCCTGCCCGGCTACCTGACTTTCATGGCCCTGCGTGGCTTCACCAGCGCCCTGGGCCGTTCGACGCCGGTGATGGTCATCAGCCTGGTGGGCACGGTGCTCAACTATGTGTTCAACCACGCGCTGATCGAAGGCATGTTCGGCCTGCCCAAGCTCGGCCTGATGGGCATCGGCCTGGTCACGGCGGTGGTGTCGATGGGCATGGCCATCGCGCTGGCCCTGTACATCCGCTGGCACAAGGCCTATGCCGACTACCCGCTGCGCAAGGGCCTGTCGCGCCCATCCCTGCCCGCGCTGCGCGAGCTGTGGCGCCTGGGCCTGCCGATCGGCGGCACCTACATGGTGGAGGTCGGCCTGTTCGCCTTCGCGGCCTTGTGCATGGGGGTGCTGGGCAGCACCGAACTGGCGGCGCACCAAATCGCCCTGCAGATCGTCTCCACCGCGTTCATGGTGCCGACGGGCCTTTCCTATGCAGTGACCATGCGTGTGGGGCTGTATTACGGCGGCGGCAACCTGCTGGCCGCGCGCAGCGCCGGGCGGGTGGGCATCGGCTTCGGGGCGATGATCATGTTCGCCTTTGCGGCGTTGTTCTGGCTGCTGCCCGACACACTGGTGGCCTTGTTCATCGACCGCGACGACCCGGCCTTCGCGGCGATCTTCCAGCTGGCGGTGAGCCTGTTGATGGTGGCGGCTTGGTTCGAGCTGTTCGATGGCATGCAGACCATCGCCATGGGCTCGATCCGCGGGCTGAAGGATGCCAAGACCACCTTCCTCATCGGCCTGTGCTGCTATTGGCTGGTGGGGGCGCCCAGCGCCTGGCTGTTCACCTTCACTCTCGGCGGTGGCGCGGTGGGTGTGTGGTGGGGGCTGGCCTTGGGCCTGGCGTGTGCGGCGGTTGCACTGACCATTGGTTTTGAATGGCGGACCAAGCGGATGCTGGGCAAGGCGCGCAAGGCCGATGGGGTAGTGGTGTCGGTCTGA
- a CDS encoding LysR family transcriptional regulator, translated as MSKRLVPSMTALQCFEAAARHLSFTRAAEELHLTQSAVSKQVAQLEEMLRHHLFLRIRRRLQLTPAGSLYLAEVNKILTQVDMSSRYVLTYGEQTEVLKVATQPSFGVRWLIPHLKGFGKRYPNIHLDIRNEMEPFALLQGSADAVFFYGQGTWPGATCVELFSEEVVPVCAPELLQGRELKDASAVAQLVLLQSTSRPEAWHEWFLEQGLHTDNSYHGPRFDTFYMALSAAQAGCGVALVPRYLVAKELAEGSLVMAWNHAMKSNGAHYLAFAEHAAEVPKVRALVEWVREQLQG; from the coding sequence ATGTCCAAACGCCTGGTACCCTCGATGACCGCCCTGCAGTGCTTCGAGGCCGCTGCCCGCCACTTGAGTTTCACCCGTGCGGCCGAAGAGCTGCACCTGACCCAGAGTGCGGTCAGCAAGCAAGTCGCGCAGCTCGAAGAGATGCTGCGCCACCATCTGTTCCTGCGTATCCGTCGACGGCTGCAGCTCACGCCAGCCGGCTCGCTGTACCTGGCCGAGGTCAACAAGATCCTCACCCAGGTGGACATGTCCAGCCGCTACGTCCTGACCTACGGCGAGCAGACCGAAGTATTGAAGGTAGCCACCCAACCGAGTTTTGGCGTGCGCTGGTTGATTCCGCACCTCAAAGGCTTTGGCAAGCGCTACCCGAACATCCACCTGGACATCCGCAACGAGATGGAACCCTTCGCCCTGCTCCAGGGGTCGGCGGACGCGGTGTTCTTCTACGGCCAGGGCACCTGGCCGGGCGCCACCTGCGTGGAGCTGTTCAGCGAAGAGGTGGTGCCGGTGTGCGCGCCGGAGCTTCTGCAAGGCCGCGAGCTCAAGGACGCCAGTGCGGTGGCGCAACTGGTGCTGCTGCAAAGCACCTCCCGCCCGGAAGCCTGGCACGAGTGGTTCCTGGAGCAAGGATTGCACACCGACAACAGCTACCACGGGCCGCGCTTCGATACCTTCTATATGGCGCTGAGCGCGGCACAGGCCGGCTGCGGTGTGGCGTTGGTGCCGCGCTACCTGGTGGCCAAGGAACTGGCCGAGGGGAGTCTGGTGATGGCCTGGAACCATGCGATGAAAAGCAACGGCGCGCACTACCTGGCGTTCGCCGAACATGCGGCGGAGGTGCCGAAGGTGCGGGCGTTGGTGGAGTGGGTCAGAGAACAGTTGCAAGGCTGA
- a CDS encoding LysR substrate-binding domain-containing protein yields the protein MSRQLPPLYALRAFEAAARLSSFTRAGEELSITQSAVSRHIRTLEDHFACRLFVRNGRSLQLTEAARVLLPGVHEGFSALERACDTLRGEDDILRMKAPSTLTMRWLLSRLSQFRHLQPGNEVQLTSAWMDVDHVDFNQEPFDCAVLLSDGVFPADWEVRRLFAELLIPVGAPGLLEEGPWDERRLAGIELLHPTPDKRDWRAWLERMGLSDKVSLKGGQVFDTLELGMIAAARGYGISMGDLLMVAEDVAQGRLSLPWPTAVPSGMDYYLVWPRTRPGGERLRRLSQFLQEEAAAMNLPDVRILEAPAAAPFSP from the coding sequence ATGTCTCGTCAGCTTCCGCCGCTCTATGCGCTACGCGCATTCGAAGCCGCCGCCCGGCTGAGCTCGTTCACCCGCGCCGGTGAAGAGCTGTCCATCACCCAGAGCGCGGTCAGCCGGCACATCCGTACCCTTGAGGATCACTTCGCCTGTCGCTTGTTCGTGCGCAACGGTCGCAGCCTGCAACTGACCGAGGCGGCGCGGGTGCTGTTGCCCGGCGTGCATGAAGGTTTCAGCGCCCTGGAGCGGGCCTGCGACACGTTGCGCGGCGAAGACGACATCCTGCGCATGAAGGCGCCATCGACATTGACCATGCGCTGGCTGCTGTCGCGCCTGAGCCAGTTCCGCCACCTGCAGCCGGGCAACGAAGTGCAACTGACCAGCGCCTGGATGGATGTGGACCATGTGGACTTCAACCAGGAGCCATTCGACTGCGCGGTGTTGCTCAGCGATGGGGTGTTCCCAGCGGACTGGGAAGTGCGGCGGCTGTTCGCCGAGCTGCTGATCCCGGTAGGCGCGCCGGGCCTGCTCGAGGAAGGCCCATGGGACGAGCGGCGTCTGGCGGGCATCGAGTTGCTGCACCCGACGCCCGACAAGCGCGATTGGCGCGCCTGGCTGGAACGCATGGGGCTGTCCGACAAGGTCTCGCTCAAGGGCGGGCAGGTGTTCGACACCCTGGAGCTGGGCATGATCGCCGCTGCTCGTGGCTATGGCATCTCAATGGGAGATCTATTGATGGTGGCCGAGGATGTCGCCCAGGGGCGCCTGAGCCTGCCGTGGCCGACGGCGGTGCCCAGTGGCATGGATTACTACCTGGTATGGCCCCGGACACGGCCGGGTGGGGAGCGATTGCGGCGCTTGAGCCAGTTCTTGCAGGAGGAGGCGGCTGCGATGAACCTGCCGGATGTGCGCATTCTCGAAGCACCCGCGGCGGCTCCATTTTCGCCGTAG